One window from the genome of Pseudonocardia hierapolitana encodes:
- a CDS encoding RNA polymerase sigma factor: MDDVLLRSLTPSVLGILVRRGADFAAAEDAVQDALVEAVRVWPVDRPRDPKGWLVTVAWRKFLDATRTEAARRRREELVDEEPAPGAATAVDDTLQLYFLCAHPSLTPSSAVALTLRAVGGLTTRQIAQAYLVPEATMAQRISRAKRTVAGVRFDQPGDVATVLRVLYLVFNEGYSGEVDLAAEAIRLTRQLAAAIDHPEVAGLLALMLLHHARRAGRTAPDGSLVPLAEQDRSRWDTGLIAEGVEILQAALARDRLGEFQAQAAIAALHADAPTAEETDWVQIVEWYDELVGLTDSPVVRLNRAVAVGEAEGPRAGLAALAALDDSLPRHAAVAAYLHERDGDPETAARLYAEAAEKAPNLAERAHLTRQAARLNARLRR, from the coding sequence GTGGACGACGTCCTGCTGCGGAGCCTCACGCCGAGCGTGCTCGGCATCCTCGTCCGACGCGGAGCCGACTTCGCGGCGGCCGAGGACGCCGTGCAGGACGCGCTGGTCGAGGCGGTTCGCGTCTGGCCGGTCGACCGGCCACGGGACCCGAAGGGCTGGCTGGTCACCGTGGCCTGGCGCAAGTTCCTCGACGCGACCCGGACGGAAGCCGCCCGCCGCAGGCGTGAGGAGCTCGTCGACGAGGAGCCCGCCCCCGGGGCCGCCACCGCCGTGGACGACACGCTCCAGCTCTACTTCCTGTGCGCCCACCCGTCGCTGACGCCGTCGTCCGCGGTCGCGCTCACGCTGCGCGCCGTCGGCGGGCTGACCACCCGCCAGATCGCCCAGGCCTACCTGGTGCCCGAGGCGACCATGGCGCAGCGCATCAGCCGGGCCAAGCGCACCGTCGCCGGGGTGCGGTTCGACCAGCCCGGCGACGTCGCCACCGTGCTGCGCGTCCTCTACCTGGTCTTCAACGAGGGCTACTCCGGCGAGGTCGACCTCGCCGCCGAGGCCATCCGGCTCACCCGGCAGCTCGCGGCCGCGATCGACCACCCCGAGGTGGCGGGGCTGCTCGCGCTCATGCTGCTCCACCACGCCCGGCGCGCCGGCCGGACCGCGCCCGACGGCAGCCTGGTGCCGCTCGCCGAGCAGGACCGCAGCCGGTGGGACACCGGGTTGATCGCCGAGGGCGTCGAGATCCTGCAGGCGGCGCTGGCCCGCGACCGGTTGGGCGAGTTCCAGGCCCAGGCCGCCATCGCGGCCCTCCACGCCGACGCGCCCACCGCCGAGGAGACCGACTGGGTGCAGATCGTCGAGTGGTACGACGAGCTCGTGGGCCTGACCGACAGCCCGGTCGTGCGGCTCAACCGCGCGGTGGCCGTCGGGGAGGCGGAGGGACCGCGCGCCGGGCTGGCGGCGCTCGCGGCGCTGGACGACTCGCTGCCCCGCCACGCCGCGGTGGCGGCGTACCTCCACGAGCGCGACGGCGATCCGGAGACGGCGGCGCGGCTGTACGCCGAGGCGGCCGAGAAGGCACCCAACCTCGCCGAGCGCGCCCACCTGACCCGACAGGCCGCCCGGCTCAACGCCCGCCTGCGCCGCTGA
- the ilvA gene encoding threonine ammonia-lyase IlvA gives MVSRTAPPAHSLADAVGAAAARLEGVAIPTPLQPSERLTAATGAQVWLKREDLQVGRSYKLRGAYNLLAQLGAQERAAGAVCASAGNHGQGVAYACRRLGIRGRVHVPSTTPRQKRERITALGGDAVELVVGGDTYDEAAAAAAEHAARTGATVVPAFDDLRTIAGQGTVAAEILAQLDGAPDVVVVPVGGGGLLAGVGGFLAARYPQVRIVGVEPAGAASMTAALAAGEPVALPELDTFVDGAAVRRVGDVSFPLGRDCGAELMTVAEGRVCTEMLDLYQVDGIIAEPAGALAAAALDELDLPSDATVVCLLSGGNNDVSRYAEVVERSLVHRGLKHYFLVEFPQEPGALRRFLDEVLGPDDDIVLFEYVKRDNRETGAALVGIELAHRDGYEPLWKRMEASPLKIQHIAPGTTAYRFLV, from the coding sequence GTGGTCTCCCGCACGGCTCCGCCCGCCCACTCCCTCGCCGACGCCGTCGGCGCCGCGGCGGCGCGGCTCGAAGGCGTCGCCATCCCCACCCCGCTGCAGCCCAGCGAGCGGCTCACGGCCGCGACCGGTGCGCAGGTCTGGCTGAAGCGGGAGGACCTGCAGGTCGGGCGGTCCTACAAGCTGCGCGGCGCGTACAACCTGCTGGCCCAGCTCGGGGCGCAGGAGCGGGCGGCGGGCGCGGTGTGCGCGAGCGCGGGCAACCACGGCCAGGGCGTCGCGTACGCGTGCCGCCGGCTGGGGATCCGCGGCCGGGTGCACGTGCCGAGCACCACTCCGCGGCAGAAGCGGGAGCGGATCACCGCGCTCGGCGGCGACGCCGTGGAGCTGGTGGTCGGCGGCGACACCTACGACGAGGCCGCCGCGGCGGCGGCCGAGCACGCGGCGCGCACCGGCGCCACCGTCGTGCCCGCGTTCGACGACCTGCGCACGATCGCCGGGCAGGGCACGGTGGCCGCGGAGATCCTGGCGCAGCTCGACGGCGCGCCGGACGTCGTCGTGGTGCCGGTGGGCGGGGGCGGCCTGCTCGCGGGCGTCGGCGGCTTCCTCGCCGCGCGGTACCCGCAGGTCCGGATCGTCGGGGTGGAGCCTGCGGGCGCGGCGAGCATGACGGCGGCGCTGGCAGCGGGCGAGCCGGTGGCGCTGCCCGAGCTCGACACGTTCGTGGACGGTGCGGCGGTGCGCCGCGTCGGCGACGTGAGCTTCCCGCTGGGGCGCGACTGCGGCGCCGAGCTCATGACGGTGGCCGAGGGCCGTGTCTGCACGGAGATGCTCGACCTCTACCAGGTCGACGGGATCATCGCCGAGCCGGCGGGCGCACTGGCCGCAGCGGCGCTCGACGAGCTCGACCTGCCGTCCGACGCCACGGTCGTCTGCCTGCTCTCGGGCGGCAACAACGACGTGAGCCGCTACGCCGAGGTGGTCGAGCGCTCGCTCGTGCACCGCGGGCTCAAGCACTACTTCCTCGTGGAGTTCCCGCAGGAGCCGGGCGCGCTGCGGCGGTTCCTCGACGAGGTACTGGGCCCGGACGACGACATCGTGCTGTTCGAGTACGTCAAGCGCGACAACCGGGAGACAGGTGCCGCGCTCGTCGGGATCGAACTGGCCCACCGCGACGGCTACGAGCCGCTGTGGAAGCGCATGGAGGCCAGCCCGCTGAAGATCCAGCACATCGCGCCGGGCACCACGGCGTACCGCTTCCTGGTGTGA
- a CDS encoding MFS transporter: protein MQTSYAVPRASRRHGRGFWLIAYLFTVTMASSTLPTPLYPLYQREDGFGALMVTVVFAVYAVGVLAALFLGGHVSDWVGRRRMLALGLLAGIASGVTFIVSTALPALVAGRVLSGVSVGLVTATATAHLADLNGRARPGQGLRRAEVVATAANLGGLGLGPLISGLLAEFSSSPLRVPYVVSVLLLAIGLAALAVVPETVRRPDPLPAYRPQRTGVAPEHRSTFVGAATASVVAFAVFGLFTSLAPIVMTTLFHSGSRVMAGLAALLAFGSAAAAQIPLHRVAARRQLTIGLAVMAAGVVVLVLAVHLGLLALFLAGGAVAGAGAGITFKGSMSTVLATAAANQRGETAAALFLFAYVGLTVPVLGLGFAAQSLPVTVALYAFAAALLLALAFAAWRIVTARSATAMMDA from the coding sequence GTGCAGACCTCATATGCCGTGCCGCGCGCGAGCCGCCGACACGGCCGCGGATTCTGGCTGATCGCGTACCTGTTCACCGTCACGATGGCCTCGTCGACGCTGCCGACCCCGCTGTACCCGCTCTACCAGCGCGAGGACGGGTTCGGCGCGCTGATGGTCACCGTGGTGTTCGCCGTGTACGCCGTCGGTGTGCTGGCCGCGCTGTTCCTCGGCGGCCACGTCTCGGACTGGGTGGGCCGCAGGCGGATGCTCGCGCTCGGGCTGCTGGCCGGCATCGCGTCCGGGGTGACCTTCATCGTCTCGACCGCCCTGCCCGCTCTCGTGGCGGGCCGCGTGCTGTCGGGCGTGAGCGTCGGTCTCGTCACCGCGACCGCCACCGCCCACCTGGCCGACCTGAACGGCCGGGCGCGCCCCGGTCAGGGCCTTCGGCGCGCCGAGGTGGTCGCCACCGCCGCCAACCTGGGCGGCCTCGGCCTCGGCCCGCTGATCTCCGGCCTGCTCGCCGAGTTCTCCAGCTCCCCGCTGCGCGTGCCGTACGTGGTGTCGGTGCTGCTGCTCGCGATCGGGCTGGCCGCGCTCGCGGTCGTCCCGGAGACCGTGCGGCGACCCGACCCGTTGCCGGCGTACCGGCCGCAGCGCACCGGCGTGGCCCCCGAGCACCGGAGCACGTTCGTGGGCGCGGCGACGGCCTCCGTTGTGGCCTTCGCGGTCTTCGGGCTCTTCACCTCGCTCGCGCCGATCGTGATGACCACGCTGTTCCACAGCGGGAGCCGTGTCATGGCAGGCCTCGCCGCGCTGCTGGCCTTCGGGTCCGCGGCCGCGGCCCAGATCCCGCTGCACCGGGTCGCCGCCCGCAGGCAGCTGACGATCGGCCTCGCCGTCATGGCGGCCGGCGTGGTCGTCCTCGTCCTCGCGGTGCACCTGGGCCTGCTCGCCCTGTTCCTCGCCGGGGGTGCCGTCGCCGGTGCAGGCGCCGGGATCACGTTCAAGGGCAGCATGTCCACCGTGCTCGCCACCGCGGCGGCGAACCAGCGGGGCGAGACGGCCGCCGCGCTCTTCCTGTTCGCGTACGTCGGGCTCACCGTGCCGGTCCTCGGCCTCGGGTTCGCCGCGCAGAGCCTCCCGGTGACGGTGGCGTTGTACGCGTTCGCCGCCGCGCTGCTGCTCGCATTGGCGTTCGCGGCCTGGCGCATCGTCACCGCGCGCTCCGCAACCGCCATGATGGACGCATGA
- a CDS encoding YciI family protein, with protein sequence MAKYLLLKHYRGAPTPVNDVPMDRWAPEEITAHVRYMEDFAARLEETGEFVEHQALSPGGTFVRYDGEGRPPVTDGPFAETKDLIAGWTVIDVDSYERAIELAGELSAAPGAGGKPIHEWLEVRPFYGVPSTITE encoded by the coding sequence ATGGCCAAGTACCTGCTGCTCAAGCACTACCGCGGCGCTCCGACCCCCGTCAACGACGTGCCCATGGACCGGTGGGCGCCGGAGGAGATCACCGCGCACGTGCGGTACATGGAGGATTTCGCAGCCCGGCTCGAGGAGACCGGCGAGTTCGTCGAACACCAGGCGCTCAGCCCCGGGGGTACGTTCGTCCGGTACGACGGCGAGGGGCGACCGCCGGTCACCGACGGCCCGTTCGCCGAGACCAAGGACCTCATCGCCGGCTGGACGGTGATCGACGTCGACAGCTACGAACGCGCCATCGAGCTGGCCGGGGAGCTGTCGGCCGCCCCGGGGGCGGGCGGGAAGCCGATCCACGAGTGGCTCGAGGTGCGCCCGTTCTACGGCGTGCCGTCCACCATCACGGAGTGA
- a CDS encoding uridine kinase family protein, protein MTRLYAGEPAAGPWRAVPAREVLALLGRPRVLAVDGRSGGGKTTVAQRLAATVPGATVLHTDDVAWYHAFFDWADLMRDGILAPLARGGPVAYRPPAWDERGREGAIVVPARCPLVIVEGVGIGRRELSAYVDALLWVQTDADEARRRGLERDGADHADFWAEWQAAEDPFQAEQRPWERAGLIVSGAPDLAHDPLSELVIAPAD, encoded by the coding sequence GTGACGCGGCTCTACGCCGGGGAGCCCGCCGCGGGCCCGTGGCGGGCGGTACCCGCGCGCGAGGTGCTCGCGCTGCTCGGCCGCCCGCGCGTCCTCGCCGTCGACGGGCGCTCCGGGGGCGGCAAGACCACCGTCGCGCAGCGGCTCGCGGCCACCGTGCCCGGTGCGACCGTGCTGCACACCGACGACGTCGCCTGGTACCACGCCTTCTTCGACTGGGCAGACCTCATGCGGGACGGGATCCTCGCCCCGCTCGCCCGCGGCGGACCGGTCGCCTACCGCCCGCCCGCCTGGGACGAGCGCGGCCGCGAGGGCGCGATCGTCGTGCCGGCCCGCTGCCCTCTCGTGATCGTCGAGGGCGTGGGCATCGGGCGCCGGGAGCTGTCCGCGTACGTCGACGCGCTGCTCTGGGTGCAGACCGACGCGGACGAGGCCCGCCGCCGCGGCCTCGAACGCGACGGCGCGGACCACGCGGACTTCTGGGCCGAGTGGCAGGCGGCCGAGGACCCGTTCCAGGCCGAGCAGCGCCCGTGGGAGCGGGCCGGGCTGATCGTGTCCGGCGCCCCCGACCTCGCCCACGACCCGCTGTCCGAGCTGGTGATCGCCCCGGCTGACTGA
- a CDS encoding MFS transporter codes for MRSSSFVRLLPLSLALFAVGTDGFVIAGLLPAIAHDLGVDIPAAGQLVTAFALAFAVSAPVLGAVTSALDRRSTMLIGLAGFSVGNALTALGPTYAVVLGSRVFTALGAGLIGAAAFSTAAAITPPERQGRALATVMGGLSISMALGLPAGTLIGSADWRLTLWAVTAIGLVAAAGVAFGVPPVSLPSTSLRARLLPLREPSVLGILAVTLMALAGTHVLYTYIGPALDGATGGSGTALTVVLFAWGLGNVAGNALGGALSDRYAPKRVVLAGLVAAALVLAVAPLAGGGFVTAIVWAVGWGVFVSMPIVPQQHRLVAHAPESTPVLLGLNNSAIYAGVAAGGALGGILQQAMPVTLLGLAGAALSAAGALVTSVTGASRKRTSGRPIRSSRPAT; via the coding sequence GTGCGCTCCTCGTCGTTCGTGCGGCTGCTGCCGCTCTCGCTCGCCCTGTTCGCGGTCGGCACCGACGGCTTCGTCATCGCGGGCCTGCTCCCCGCGATCGCCCACGACCTCGGGGTCGACATCCCCGCTGCGGGCCAGCTCGTCACGGCGTTCGCGCTCGCGTTCGCGGTGTCGGCGCCGGTGCTCGGCGCCGTCACCAGCGCGCTCGACCGGCGCTCCACGATGCTGATCGGCCTCGCCGGCTTCTCGGTGGGCAACGCGCTCACCGCGCTCGGCCCGACGTACGCGGTCGTGCTCGGGTCCCGCGTGTTCACCGCGCTCGGCGCCGGCCTGATCGGGGCCGCGGCGTTCAGCACGGCCGCGGCGATCACCCCGCCGGAGCGTCAAGGCCGTGCGCTCGCCACGGTCATGGGCGGGCTGAGCATCTCCATGGCGCTCGGGTTGCCGGCCGGAACCCTGATCGGCTCGGCCGACTGGCGCCTGACCCTGTGGGCGGTCACGGCGATCGGCCTCGTCGCGGCCGCCGGGGTGGCGTTCGGGGTGCCGCCGGTCTCGCTGCCCAGCACCTCCCTGCGTGCGCGGCTGCTCCCGCTGCGCGAGCCGTCGGTGCTGGGCATCCTCGCGGTCACGCTGATGGCGCTCGCGGGCACCCACGTGCTCTACACCTACATCGGCCCGGCGCTCGACGGTGCCACCGGCGGGTCCGGCACGGCCCTCACGGTCGTCCTGTTCGCGTGGGGGCTCGGGAACGTCGCGGGCAACGCGCTCGGTGGCGCGCTGTCGGACCGGTACGCGCCGAAGCGCGTCGTGCTCGCAGGGCTCGTCGCCGCCGCGCTGGTGCTCGCGGTCGCCCCGCTGGCCGGCGGCGGCTTCGTGACGGCGATCGTGTGGGCCGTCGGGTGGGGGGTGTTCGTCTCGATGCCGATCGTGCCGCAGCAGCACCGGCTGGTGGCGCACGCCCCGGAATCGACTCCCGTGCTGCTCGGGCTGAACAACTCGGCGATCTACGCCGGTGTCGCAGCGGGCGGCGCGCTCGGCGGGATCCTGCAGCAGGCGATGCCCGTCACCCTCCTCGGACTCGCCGGCGCGGCGCTCAGTGCCGCCGGCGCGTTGGTCACATCGGTGACCGGGGCGTCACGCAAGCGCACCTCCGGCCGCCCGATCAGGAGCTCCCGGCCTGCGACCTGA
- a CDS encoding LysR family transcriptional regulator, which translates to MSVVELRQMQVVVAVAETGGFSAAGRRLRLVQSAVSATVRAVERELDVPLFDRTTHRVVPTAAGEAFVAAARAALSAADQVQAAVVAARGVLRGRVTVGVMQGLLGGLPRAIGAMRRAHPGVVVRLRQAPADEVVDAVREGTVDLAVIALTGRRRGLVSVELMRDRMVALVGPDSGLPDAPVTLSQLARHPFVDFVPGWAVRQEVDRAFRAAGVERAGVFETNDMLAAAELVRAGLGVTIVPAALAAGFPDLRTVPIARHAPAWTTGVVHRRVPLVPAAAALLEHLEGWAGSG; encoded by the coding sequence ATGAGCGTCGTGGAGCTCCGGCAGATGCAGGTGGTCGTCGCGGTGGCCGAGACCGGCGGGTTCTCGGCGGCGGGCAGGCGGCTTCGGCTGGTGCAGTCGGCGGTGTCGGCGACGGTGCGTGCCGTGGAGCGGGAGCTCGACGTGCCGCTGTTCGATCGGACGACCCACCGCGTGGTGCCGACAGCGGCAGGCGAGGCGTTCGTGGCGGCGGCGCGTGCCGCCCTGTCCGCCGCCGACCAGGTGCAGGCGGCCGTCGTCGCGGCGCGGGGCGTGCTGCGCGGGCGGGTCACGGTGGGTGTCATGCAGGGACTGCTGGGCGGGCTGCCCCGCGCGATCGGCGCGATGCGCCGCGCGCATCCCGGGGTCGTGGTGCGGCTGCGGCAGGCACCCGCCGACGAGGTCGTCGACGCGGTCCGGGAGGGCACGGTCGACCTGGCCGTCATCGCGCTCACCGGCAGGCGGCGCGGGCTGGTCAGCGTCGAGCTGATGCGGGACCGGATGGTCGCGCTCGTCGGCCCGGACTCGGGGTTGCCGGACGCCCCGGTGACCCTGTCGCAGCTCGCGCGCCACCCGTTCGTCGACTTCGTGCCCGGCTGGGCGGTCCGGCAGGAGGTCGACCGCGCCTTCCGCGCGGCGGGGGTGGAGCGGGCCGGGGTGTTCGAGACGAACGACATGCTGGCCGCTGCCGAGCTGGTCCGGGCCGGTCTGGGGGTGACGATCGTCCCGGCCGCGCTCGCCGCCGGGTTCCCCGACCTGCGCACCGTGCCGATCGCCCGGCACGCGCCGGCGTGGACGACCGGGGTCGTCCACCGCCGGGTCCCGCTCGTGCCTGCGGCCGCGGCGCTCCTCGAGCACCTCGAGGGGTGGGCCGGCTCAGGCTGA
- a CDS encoding UBP-type zinc finger domain-containing protein translates to MTDGIDPTAAPSGAGCSECDEVGGWWVHLRRCAQCGHVGCCDTSPAQHATAHFRATGHPYVRSFEPGESWYWDYRTNELLEGPDLPEPQHRPEDQPVPGPAGRVPEDWRAHIH, encoded by the coding sequence ATGACGGACGGGATCGACCCCACAGCCGCACCCAGCGGCGCAGGCTGCAGCGAGTGCGACGAGGTCGGCGGCTGGTGGGTGCACCTGCGCCGGTGCGCCCAGTGCGGCCACGTCGGCTGCTGCGACACCTCCCCGGCCCAGCACGCCACCGCGCACTTCCGCGCCACCGGCCACCCCTACGTCCGAAGCTTCGAGCCGGGCGAGAGCTGGTACTGGGACTACCGCACGAACGAGTTGCTGGAGGGCCCCGACCTGCCCGAACCCCAGCACCGCCCAGAGGACCAGCCGGTGCCGGGCCCCGCCGGGCGGGTCCCCGAGGACTGGCGGGCGCACATCCACTAG
- a CDS encoding Gfo/Idh/MocA family protein, whose translation MEPLRIGVLGASRIAVNAIVAPAQLTGARLVAVAARDRGRAEAFAAQHGVERVLGSYADVLADPEVEAIYNPLANGLHGPWNLAAIAAGKHVLTEKPSASDAGEAREVRDAAARAGVVFMEAFHYLYHPVAQRLLEVLESGEIGELRHVEVHMEIGPPPDGDPRWSLPLAGGGLMDVGCYGIHLHRALGRFAGGAPRVTSAEGRERAGHPGVDEWVRAEFAFPGGATGVLHSSMAAEELRMTARLVGDAGEVRAANFVLPHRDDRVWVTVGGVEREERPGLRPSYAYQLEAFTAAVRDGAPVPTDGDDAVATAELIDDCYRAAGFDLRPRSSPVA comes from the coding sequence GTGGAACCCCTTCGGATCGGCGTCCTCGGCGCCTCCCGCATCGCCGTCAACGCCATCGTCGCCCCCGCCCAGCTGACCGGGGCCCGACTCGTCGCCGTCGCGGCGCGCGACCGCGGCCGGGCCGAGGCCTTCGCCGCCCAGCACGGCGTCGAGCGGGTGCTCGGCTCCTACGCCGACGTGCTCGCCGACCCCGAGGTGGAGGCGATCTACAACCCGCTCGCGAACGGCCTGCACGGCCCGTGGAACCTCGCGGCGATCGCCGCGGGCAAGCACGTGCTCACGGAGAAGCCGTCGGCGAGCGACGCGGGCGAGGCCCGCGAGGTGCGCGACGCGGCCGCGCGCGCGGGCGTGGTGTTCATGGAGGCCTTCCACTACCTCTACCACCCGGTGGCGCAGCGGCTGCTGGAGGTCCTGGAGTCCGGGGAGATCGGCGAGCTCCGCCACGTCGAGGTGCACATGGAGATCGGTCCCCCGCCGGACGGCGACCCGCGCTGGTCGCTGCCCCTCGCCGGTGGCGGGCTGATGGACGTCGGCTGCTACGGCATCCACCTGCACCGGGCGCTGGGCCGGTTCGCGGGCGGCGCCCCGCGGGTGACCAGCGCCGAGGGCCGCGAGCGCGCCGGGCACCCGGGCGTGGACGAGTGGGTGCGCGCCGAGTTCGCCTTCCCCGGCGGGGCCACGGGCGTGCTGCACAGCTCGATGGCGGCCGAGGAGCTGCGGATGACGGCGCGTCTCGTCGGCGACGCGGGCGAGGTGCGCGCCGCGAACTTCGTGCTCCCCCACCGCGACGACCGCGTGTGGGTCACCGTCGGCGGCGTCGAGCGGGAGGAACGGCCGGGCCTGCGTCCGTCGTACGCCTACCAGCTCGAGGCGTTCACCGCCGCCGTCCGCGACGGTGCGCCGGTGCCGACCGACGGCGACGACGCCGTGGCCACCGCCGAGCTGATCGACGACTGCTACCGGGCGGCGGGATTCGATCTCCGACCGCGTTCGTCGCCGGTTGCCTGA
- a CDS encoding VOC family protein — protein MTDPFDALRSPSVPVAPDPGFARALRARIERALLATDGEPAPSEGVAPHAVTPYLTVADADEAIALYADAFGARRRGEPIMMPDGRIGHAEIVIGDSVLMLAEEFPEMDLLAPVHRGGASQSLHVEVPDPDAAVERAVARGGVLERPVADGPYGRGGVVRDPSGHRWMVSAPSGPRPGQITYAAFWTRDVARADRFYGRVLGWRTVPSPNADGLPTRQVSDLALPLGLRATDRAPTLAPYYAVPDVDAAAELVRAAGGTAAEPGDRSYGRAAECVDDQGLPFTLVAPSGGGPRRSPDGPGELDYALLRVPDTTRARAFYGTVLGWRFRPGTGPGYWHPEVAGGPSAPGSGLEGGHADAVVVPWFRVPDLDTALTAVQQAGGRAVGPVRHQRGGPRIECIDDQGARFGLAQL, from the coding sequence CGTCGGAGGGGGTGGCGCCGCACGCCGTCACCCCGTACCTGACCGTCGCCGATGCCGACGAGGCGATCGCGCTCTACGCCGACGCGTTCGGCGCCCGGCGCCGGGGCGAGCCGATCATGATGCCGGACGGGCGGATCGGGCACGCCGAGATCGTCATCGGCGACAGCGTCCTGATGCTGGCCGAGGAGTTCCCGGAGATGGACCTCCTCGCCCCGGTCCACCGCGGCGGCGCGAGCCAGTCGCTGCACGTAGAGGTCCCCGATCCCGACGCTGCGGTCGAGCGGGCCGTCGCCCGTGGCGGCGTGCTGGAACGACCGGTCGCCGACGGGCCGTACGGCCGGGGCGGCGTGGTGCGCGATCCGTCCGGCCACCGGTGGATGGTGTCCGCGCCGTCCGGCCCGCGGCCGGGGCAGATCACGTACGCGGCGTTCTGGACGCGCGACGTCGCGCGGGCCGACCGCTTCTACGGGCGGGTGCTGGGCTGGCGGACGGTCCCGAGCCCGAACGCCGACGGCCTGCCGACGCGGCAGGTGAGCGACCTGGCGTTGCCGCTCGGGCTCCGTGCCACCGACCGGGCGCCCACCTTGGCCCCCTACTACGCCGTGCCCGACGTCGACGCGGCGGCGGAACTGGTGCGGGCCGCCGGGGGCACCGCGGCCGAGCCAGGTGACCGGTCCTACGGGCGCGCCGCCGAGTGCGTCGACGACCAGGGCCTGCCGTTCACCCTCGTCGCACCGAGCGGCGGCGGCCCGCGGCGGAGCCCCGACGGGCCGGGCGAGCTCGACTACGCACTGCTGCGGGTACCGGACACCACTCGCGCGCGGGCCTTCTACGGCACCGTCCTCGGCTGGCGCTTCCGGCCCGGCACCGGCCCGGGCTACTGGCACCCCGAGGTCGCCGGTGGACCGTCGGCCCCGGGCAGCGGGCTCGAGGGCGGGCACGCAGACGCGGTGGTCGTGCCGTGGTTCCGGGTGCCGGACCTCGACACCGCCCTCACCGCCGTGCAGCAGGCCGGTGGCCGCGCCGTCGGGCCGGTCCGCCACCAACGCGGTGGCCCCCGGATCGAGTGCATCGACGACCAGGGCGCCCGGTTCGGCCTCGCACAGCTCTGA